A DNA window from Actinokineospora baliensis contains the following coding sequences:
- a CDS encoding S1 family peptidase, with translation MRVKKLLLGVVALALTGAAVPAAAQPAIIGGGYAQTGPWAVAIMVNGQQNCSGSIIAARWVITAKHCANSANRFHIGNIDRNAGQQRTAVRSISHPSADIILYQLNSPVTTTYASLTTTQPSTGSSEQVYGFGRTESARDSRYLKVATMRITRVSSGFIDATQGNGYTGPGDSGGPVFQNGKLIGVHSYGDTNAGTSGHVNVYTYRQWILSNATG, from the coding sequence TTGCGTGTCAAGAAGTTACTGCTCGGCGTGGTCGCCCTCGCGCTGACCGGTGCGGCGGTCCCGGCCGCCGCCCAGCCCGCGATCATCGGCGGCGGGTACGCCCAGACCGGCCCGTGGGCGGTCGCGATCATGGTCAACGGCCAGCAGAACTGCTCCGGGTCGATCATCGCCGCCCGGTGGGTGATCACCGCGAAGCACTGCGCCAACAGCGCGAACCGGTTCCACATCGGCAACATCGACCGCAACGCGGGTCAGCAGCGCACCGCGGTCCGGTCGATCTCGCACCCGTCGGCCGACATCATCCTGTACCAGCTCAACAGCCCGGTGACCACGACCTACGCGTCGCTGACCACCACCCAGCCGTCCACGGGCAGCTCCGAGCAGGTCTACGGGTTCGGGCGCACCGAGTCGGCGCGCGACTCGCGGTACCTCAAGGTCGCGACGATGCGGATCACCCGCGTCAGCAGCGGCTTCATCGATGCCACCCAGGGCAACGGCTACACCGGTCCCGGCGATTCCGGCGGTCCGGTGTTCCAGAACGGCAAGCTCATCGGTGTGCACTCCTACGGTGACACCAACGCGGGCACGTCCGGCCACGTGAACGTGTACACCTACCGCCAGTGGATCCTGTCGAACGCCACTGGCTGA
- a CDS encoding LLM class flavin-dependent oxidoreductase, protein MSFRLGFLSHVQGRDHDAARTYRNAQELFVVADELGFDVGWVAQHHVPGGGGGLPSPWPFLAHAAANTKRIRLGTAITILPLEDPVRLAEDVSVVDTLSGGRVELGVGSGGSDVEYAAFGRDVERRRELTTENLAVLRAALANQEVGAPGFTIQPPAADFTDRIWQGVFSGPGAEYAAAAGSNLLLNRAAYGYDEPTDEVQRPWADAYLAAWTAPRTPRIGLSRFVFPAKDRRTALEQIGDDVHRAALRFGERGGFPAGLGVEEALRRFHSFYGHPDEIISELRQERVLPVATDLITQFNPAIPDQDAAIRALELIATEVAPALGWKPAAAPELEGV, encoded by the coding sequence ATGAGTTTCCGACTCGGATTCCTGTCCCACGTCCAAGGCCGCGATCACGATGCCGCACGGACCTACCGCAATGCCCAGGAACTGTTCGTCGTCGCCGATGAGCTCGGGTTCGACGTCGGGTGGGTGGCTCAGCACCACGTTCCCGGCGGGGGCGGTGGGCTGCCGTCGCCGTGGCCGTTCTTGGCGCATGCGGCGGCCAACACCAAACGGATCCGGTTGGGCACGGCCATCACGATCTTGCCGTTGGAGGATCCGGTTCGGCTCGCGGAGGATGTGTCCGTTGTGGACACGCTCAGCGGTGGGCGGGTCGAGCTCGGTGTCGGCAGTGGCGGCAGCGACGTGGAGTACGCGGCGTTCGGTCGTGACGTCGAGCGCAGGCGTGAGTTGACGACCGAGAACCTGGCGGTGCTGCGCGCGGCCTTGGCCAACCAGGAGGTCGGCGCGCCCGGCTTCACCATCCAACCGCCCGCTGCCGACTTCACCGACCGGATCTGGCAGGGCGTGTTCAGCGGCCCTGGAGCCGAGTACGCGGCGGCGGCCGGGTCGAACCTGTTGCTCAACCGCGCCGCGTACGGCTACGACGAGCCCACCGACGAGGTCCAGCGGCCGTGGGCCGACGCGTACCTGGCCGCGTGGACAGCACCGCGAACGCCCCGCATCGGGTTGTCCCGGTTCGTCTTCCCCGCCAAGGACCGGCGCACCGCGCTGGAGCAGATCGGCGACGACGTGCACCGGGCCGCCCTGCGCTTCGGTGAGCGCGGCGGTTTCCCCGCGGGCCTCGGTGTCGAGGAGGCGCTGCGCCGGTTCCACTCGTTCTACGGGCACCCCGACGAGATCATCTCGGAGCTGCGCCAGGAACGGGTGCTGCCGGTGGCGACCGACCTGATCACGCAGTTCAACCCCGCCATCCCGGATCAGGACGCGGCGATCCGGGCCCTGGAACTCATCGCGACCGAGGTCGCCCCGGCCCTGGGCTGGAAGCCCGCGGCCGCACCCGAGCTGGAAGGAGTGTGA
- a CDS encoding ABC transporter ATP-binding protein, with translation MTVLEVSGLRRSFAGLRAVDGVSFTVEPGEVVSIIGPNGSGKTTALNLVSGVLRPDAGQVRFQGRDVTGWRPERLAQAGLSRTFQNGRVFGNLTVAENVLIGLTPTLVAARPLARWRNVPVLRWLSLLAETAVALVDPPATRRELTDRQARVSEQLERFGDRLTPRADVPAHTLSYANRRRTEIARALASGPALLVLDEPTAGMNPAETGEVLEQLLELKAAGQTVLLVEHKIDLVMRLSDRVLVLDAGSVIASGPPEQVRADPRVIEAYLGKRRTAVRP, from the coding sequence ATGACGGTCCTGGAGGTCAGCGGTCTGCGCCGCTCCTTCGCCGGTCTGCGGGCGGTCGACGGGGTGTCGTTCACCGTCGAGCCGGGGGAGGTGGTGAGCATCATCGGCCCGAACGGCTCCGGCAAGACGACAGCGCTGAACCTGGTCAGCGGGGTGCTGCGGCCCGACGCCGGTCAGGTCCGCTTCCAAGGGCGTGATGTGACGGGCTGGCGGCCGGAGCGGTTGGCGCAGGCCGGTCTGTCGCGCACCTTCCAGAACGGGCGGGTGTTCGGCAACCTGACGGTCGCGGAGAACGTCCTGATAGGACTGACCCCGACGCTGGTCGCCGCCAGGCCGCTGGCCCGGTGGCGGAACGTGCCCGTCCTGCGGTGGCTCTCGCTGCTCGCCGAGACGGCTGTCGCGCTGGTGGACCCGCCCGCCACCCGCCGCGAACTCACCGACCGGCAAGCCCGGGTATCCGAACAGCTGGAGCGCTTCGGCGACCGCCTGACCCCGCGGGCCGACGTCCCCGCGCACACGCTGTCGTACGCGAACCGGCGGCGCACCGAGATCGCCCGGGCGTTGGCATCGGGGCCCGCGCTGCTGGTGCTGGACGAACCGACGGCCGGGATGAACCCGGCTGAGACCGGGGAGGTGCTGGAGCAGTTGCTCGAGCTCAAGGCCGCCGGGCAGACCGTGCTGCTGGTGGAGCACAAGATCGACCTGGTCATGCGGCTCTCGGACCGGGTGCTGGTGCTCGACGCGGGCTCGGTGATCGCGTCCGGCCCGCCGGAGCAGGTGCGGGCCGATCCCCGGGTCATCGAGGCGTACCTGGGCAAGCGCCGGACGGCGGTGCGCCCGTGA
- a CDS encoding ABC transporter ATP-binding protein has product MSLLELDSVSVFYGQTQALHEISLVVEPGEIVCLLGGNASGKSTTMKTILGLITPRSGEIRLAGERVTRSTPAARIRRGLASVPEARRVFPEMSVEDNLLTGAFTRRTGVRAELASVYDAFPRLAERKRQPAGTLSGGEQQMLAFGRALMSAPTLICMDEPTMGLAPIFVDRVLDLIAALNRDRGLAVLMVEQNAELALSIAHRGYVLNTGHLVLDGPAPSLIDNPAIRTAYLGA; this is encoded by the coding sequence GTGAGCCTGCTGGAACTGGACTCGGTGTCGGTGTTCTACGGCCAAACCCAGGCGCTGCACGAGATCAGCCTGGTCGTCGAGCCGGGGGAGATCGTCTGCCTGCTCGGCGGGAACGCCTCGGGCAAGTCGACCACGATGAAGACGATCCTCGGCCTCATCACCCCGCGCTCCGGCGAGATCCGGCTCGCGGGTGAACGGGTGACCCGCTCAACTCCCGCCGCCCGCATCCGCCGAGGCCTGGCATCGGTGCCGGAAGCCCGCCGGGTCTTCCCCGAGATGTCCGTCGAGGACAACCTCTTGACCGGCGCCTTCACCCGCCGCACCGGCGTCCGCGCCGAACTCGCCTCGGTCTACGACGCGTTCCCGCGGCTGGCCGAACGCAAGCGCCAACCCGCGGGCACCCTGTCCGGCGGCGAACAGCAGATGCTGGCGTTCGGTCGGGCCCTGATGAGCGCACCCACCCTGATCTGCATGGACGAGCCGACCATGGGCCTGGCCCCGATCTTCGTGGACCGGGTGCTCGACCTGATCGCCGCCCTCAACCGGGACCGCGGTCTGGCGGTCCTCATGGTGGAGCAGAACGCCGAACTGGCCCTCTCCATCGCCCACCGCGGCTACGTCCTCAACACCGGCCACCTGGTCCTCGACGGTCCAGCCCCCTCCCTCATCGACAACCCCGCCATCCGCACCGCCTACCTCGGGGCGTGA
- a CDS encoding XRE family transcriptional regulator, whose translation MISGSDFHHVLRAAIERSGLGLERVRYHLLQRGCRVSVATLSHWQSGRRKPERQGSLHAVVLLEEVLSVPEGTLAAALGPPRLRGPRQQRRVAADVVWPGEPQVLPLLGEVDGEDEFLVRLSHQDVVRMGADGAEVSMVVRLVVRAARSGVSRLPVVSVLDGPHPTGQWVRPVRHCAVGETRYLPESGCLVASLVFDRELDRGEVIMVEYEVVNPVGAPPSVRSERKLRFPVREYFVEVAFAAELVPSRCRWRIVDGAGVARGGGLRLDNANTAQFAVSGAEPGTYAVHWDW comes from the coding sequence GTGATCTCGGGTAGCGACTTCCACCACGTGTTGCGGGCGGCGATCGAGCGCAGCGGGCTGGGGTTGGAGCGCGTCCGGTACCACCTGCTGCAGCGCGGGTGCCGGGTCAGTGTGGCCACGTTGAGCCACTGGCAGTCCGGGAGGCGCAAGCCCGAGCGCCAGGGGTCGTTGCACGCGGTGGTGTTGCTGGAGGAGGTGCTCTCCGTTCCCGAGGGGACCCTGGCGGCAGCGTTGGGGCCGCCTCGGCTGAGGGGGCCGCGGCAGCAGCGGCGGGTGGCAGCTGATGTGGTGTGGCCGGGGGAGCCCCAGGTGTTGCCGTTGTTGGGGGAGGTTGATGGGGAGGACGAGTTCTTGGTGCGGCTGAGCCACCAGGACGTGGTGCGGATGGGGGCCGACGGGGCCGAGGTGTCCATGGTGGTGCGGTTGGTGGTCCGCGCGGCGCGGTCGGGGGTGTCGCGGCTGCCAGTGGTGTCGGTGCTCGACGGGCCGCATCCGACTGGGCAGTGGGTTCGGCCGGTGAGGCACTGCGCGGTGGGGGAGACGCGGTACCTGCCGGAGTCCGGGTGCCTGGTGGCGTCGCTGGTGTTCGACCGGGAGCTCGACCGGGGTGAGGTGATCATGGTCGAGTACGAGGTGGTCAACCCGGTCGGGGCGCCGCCGTCGGTGCGGTCGGAGCGCAAGCTGCGGTTCCCGGTGCGGGAGTACTTCGTGGAGGTCGCCTTCGCCGCCGAGTTGGTGCCGAGCCGGTGCCGGTGGCGCATCGTGGACGGTGCCGGGGTCGCGCGCGGCGGTGGGTTGCGGTTGGACAACGCCAACACCGCGCAGTTCGCCGTGTCCGGTGCCGAGCCCGGAACCTACGCCGTGCACTGGGACTGGTGA
- a CDS encoding FAD-dependent oxidoreductase, translated as MSADSPTGGRDVHTVRFPVATPPERVDVLVVGAGPVGLSAALELSGRGVEVAVVDRAEGATLVRAGAMGHTPRVVEHFRRWGVLQSIRDEWTFPPEWNRGIRLVTSLVGHELVPNRRPEFTGASRHSAEEALRRPQSALQQVFLRHLAHQGVSVAGGVPLTELRQDADGVDAVVGGRRIRAKYVIGADGGSSTVRALAGIAREGERATEKRLRLIVRTGDISERVGPAPSGTNIVFNQHADGFLAAVSTREWRVYAGPFPLDHEPSEAELLATAQAAFGFDLDLELRSATTFYHATRIAETFRAGRVLLAGDAAHVRTPGGNLGEGFGDVVNLGWKLAAVLAGQASESILDSYDQERRKHNWRIADHALDRSRRGQATLARVREIGVPDDTDNSADAQRRRSEIGALIAAGRIGADGVTFDERYDDSSVIWYEDGQLAAEPPWQPDIYTDDPRPGHRAPNGQVDPYGGTLYDRIGNAFALIVLTEDRTVEQAFVAQAALRSLPFTVVHLTDPAARNLYGTTNVLIRPDQHVAWRGTDLPDGGAAAVLDRTLGVHVAELVGSPV; from the coding sequence ATGTCGGCCGACTCCCCCACCGGCGGGCGCGACGTGCACACCGTGCGCTTCCCGGTCGCCACACCGCCGGAGCGGGTCGACGTGCTGGTGGTCGGCGCGGGCCCGGTCGGACTCTCGGCGGCGCTCGAGTTGAGCGGTCGCGGTGTCGAGGTGGCCGTGGTCGACCGGGCCGAGGGCGCGACGCTGGTCCGCGCGGGTGCCATGGGGCACACGCCCCGCGTGGTCGAGCACTTCCGCCGCTGGGGCGTGCTGCAGTCGATCCGCGACGAGTGGACCTTCCCGCCCGAGTGGAACCGGGGCATCCGGCTGGTCACCTCGCTGGTGGGCCACGAACTGGTGCCCAACCGGCGCCCGGAGTTCACCGGCGCGTCCCGGCACTCGGCGGAAGAGGCGTTGCGCCGACCGCAAAGCGCGCTGCAGCAGGTGTTCCTGCGCCACCTCGCGCACCAGGGGGTGAGCGTGGCGGGCGGGGTACCGCTGACCGAACTGCGCCAAGACGCCGACGGTGTGGACGCGGTGGTCGGCGGTCGGCGGATCCGGGCGAAGTACGTGATCGGCGCGGACGGCGGCAGCAGCACCGTGCGGGCGCTCGCGGGCATCGCCCGCGAAGGGGAACGCGCCACGGAGAAGCGGTTGCGGCTGATCGTGCGCACCGGCGACATCTCGGAGCGGGTCGGCCCGGCACCCAGCGGCACCAACATCGTGTTCAACCAGCACGCGGACGGTTTCCTGGCGGCGGTCAGCACCCGCGAGTGGCGGGTGTACGCGGGACCATTCCCGCTGGACCACGAACCGTCGGAAGCGGAACTGCTGGCCACGGCCCAAGCGGCGTTCGGGTTCGACCTCGACCTGGAACTGCGGTCCGCGACCACCTTCTACCACGCGACCCGGATCGCCGAGACCTTCCGGGCCGGGCGGGTTCTGCTCGCGGGCGACGCCGCCCACGTGCGCACCCCCGGCGGGAACCTGGGTGAGGGCTTCGGCGATGTGGTCAACCTGGGCTGGAAACTCGCCGCCGTGCTGGCGGGTCAAGCCTCGGAGTCCATCTTGGACTCCTACGACCAGGAGCGGCGCAAGCACAACTGGCGCATCGCCGACCACGCACTCGACCGGTCGCGGCGCGGTCAAGCGACATTGGCTCGGGTAAGGGAAATCGGCGTCCCCGACGACACCGACAACAGTGCCGACGCCCAACGGCGCCGCTCCGAGATCGGCGCCCTCATCGCGGCGGGGCGCATCGGCGCGGACGGAGTCACCTTCGACGAGCGCTACGACGACTCCTCGGTGATCTGGTACGAAGACGGCCAACTAGCCGCCGAACCCCCCTGGCAACCAGACATCTACACCGACGACCCCCGCCCAGGCCACCGCGCACCCAACGGCCAAGTAGACCCCTACGGCGGCACCCTCTACGACAGGATCGGCAACGCCTTCGCCCTAATCGTGCTAACCGAAGACCGAACCGTCGAGCAAGCATTCGTGGCCCAAGCCGCCCTGCGGTCACTGCCCTTCACCGTCGTCCACCTGACCGACCCAGCGGCCCGGAACCTCTACGGGACCACCAACGTCCTCATCCGCCCCGACCAACACGTCGCCTGGCGAGGCACAGACCTGCCCGACGGCGGCGCGGCCGCGGTCCTCGACCGAACCCTGGGCGTACACGTCGCCGAGCTGGTCGGGAGCCCAGTATGA
- a CDS encoding NtaA/DmoA family FMN-dependent monooxygenase (This protein belongs to a clade of FMN-dependent monooxygenases, within a broader family of flavin-dependent oxidoreductases, the luciferase-like monooxygenase (LMM) family, some of whose members use coenzyme F420 rather than FMN.), with the protein MTRKIHLALHPYGVGGPGHHGLWKDPSIAKNASIDINYYIQQAQAAEWALFDALFIVDSQFINHTYPSHYLNRLEPLTLLSAVATHTKYIGLVGTASSTYNSPFNLARRFGSLDHISGGRAGWNVVTSFDTGTSRNYGLEEHLDYATRYGRALEAVQVIRGLWDSYEDDAFPADVEANVFLDPTKLHALNHVGEHFRVDGPLNLSRSPQGQPVIFQAGVSEEGRNLAAQVAEGIYAPGGSIEDAQAYYADIKRRTAEAGRDPDHIKIFIHGGPIVGGTDEAARRREREIVAEDNDFDRNVGLLGRAFGAHDFSQYDPDAPFPDVAHLAERGGRTGAARIIARAEAGGLTLRQVVETFNEHRKSPFVGAPATVADAIEHWFAAGTFDGINLAFRNNDDLAAFVDGVVPLLQARGLYRTEYEADTLRGNLGLPIPANRHTQALVDA; encoded by the coding sequence ATGACCCGCAAGATCCACCTCGCGCTGCACCCCTACGGGGTGGGCGGTCCCGGCCACCACGGCCTGTGGAAGGACCCCAGCATCGCGAAGAACGCCAGCATCGACATCAACTACTACATCCAGCAGGCCCAGGCGGCCGAGTGGGCGCTGTTCGACGCGCTGTTCATCGTGGACAGCCAGTTCATCAACCACACCTACCCCTCGCACTACCTCAACCGGCTGGAACCGCTGACCCTGCTGTCGGCGGTGGCCACCCACACCAAGTACATCGGCCTGGTCGGCACCGCGAGCTCCACCTACAACTCGCCGTTCAACCTCGCCCGCCGGTTCGGGTCGCTCGACCACATCAGCGGCGGCCGCGCCGGGTGGAACGTGGTCACCAGCTTCGACACCGGGACCAGCCGCAACTACGGACTGGAGGAGCACCTCGACTACGCGACCCGCTACGGCCGCGCGCTGGAGGCGGTCCAGGTCATCCGGGGCCTGTGGGACTCCTACGAGGACGACGCATTCCCCGCCGACGTCGAGGCCAACGTGTTCCTCGACCCGACGAAGCTGCACGCGCTCAACCACGTCGGCGAACACTTCCGCGTCGACGGGCCGTTGAACCTGTCCCGGTCGCCGCAGGGCCAGCCGGTGATCTTCCAGGCCGGGGTGTCCGAGGAGGGCCGCAACCTCGCCGCGCAGGTCGCCGAGGGCATCTACGCGCCGGGCGGGTCCATTGAGGACGCTCAGGCGTACTACGCCGACATCAAGCGCCGCACCGCCGAGGCAGGGCGCGACCCCGACCACATCAAGATCTTCATCCACGGCGGTCCCATCGTCGGCGGTACCGACGAGGCGGCGCGGCGGCGCGAGCGGGAGATCGTGGCCGAGGACAACGACTTCGACCGCAACGTCGGCCTACTCGGCCGGGCGTTCGGCGCGCACGACTTCAGCCAGTACGACCCGGACGCGCCCTTCCCCGACGTGGCGCACCTGGCCGAGCGCGGCGGGCGGACCGGGGCGGCGCGGATCATCGCCAGGGCCGAGGCGGGCGGGTTGACGCTGCGCCAGGTCGTGGAGACGTTCAACGAGCACCGAAAGTCGCCGTTCGTCGGCGCGCCAGCCACCGTCGCCGACGCCATCGAGCACTGGTTCGCCGCGGGCACCTTCGACGGCATCAACCTGGCTTTCCGCAACAACGACGACCTGGCCGCGTTCGTCGACGGGGTCGTGCCGCTGCTGCAGGCGCGCGGCCTGTACCGCACCGAGTACGAGGCGGACACGCTGCGCGGCAACCTCGGCCTGCCGATCCCGGCCAACCGGCACACGCAGGCCCTGGTGGACGCCTGA
- a CDS encoding ABC transporter permease codes for MLDTALAGLVNGSSYALLALGLSLIFGVANVINFAHASVFAVGAMSGWWFAVDLGWPLWAVVLGVAVVTGLLGLVINVVAVTPLAKAPPIAALLSTFAVSVVVDNGAQLVFGPETRRFPALLATDNLGLGGLRFGTLDVTILVVAVGLMLLLGWFLRSSRYGRAIRAVAQDRDAAAQMGIPLARVQNLAFVVASVLGGVAGVLGGMYLNNISPTVGSTVGMSAFAAATLGGLGSLPGAVAGGLLLGVVEAFGVSWWGGNARTLITFAVLLIVLWVRPSGLFGKRAPLAAEPMTGTFFGAARTIQLRPWQVAVAAVAAYVVPAVALDDYTVQIGVQVVVYAILALSLTLVSGQAGQISLGQAAPLAIGAYTSALLTTSTGLDFWLSLPIAGVVAAVLSVVLVSPSWRLRGHYVSIATLATGLLVAAAAVNFDWLTNGPSGVAAIPPPTLFGAPVSAPLAVYFLDLTILLVVLLLVVRLRRSTLGRIWSAVREDEVAARSSGIAVADYKSLAFGIGGFVAGIGGALFAQQYSYIDPSVFGISVSLLALTIVVLGGLNSPLGAVVGAIVLVGLPEALRMLQETRMLAYGVLLLAVVLLRPQGLMGKVAR; via the coding sequence GTGCTCGACACCGCCCTGGCGGGCCTGGTCAACGGCAGCTCGTACGCGCTGCTGGCGCTCGGGCTGTCGCTGATCTTCGGCGTGGCGAACGTCATCAACTTCGCGCACGCCTCGGTGTTCGCGGTCGGCGCCATGTCCGGCTGGTGGTTCGCCGTCGACCTCGGGTGGCCGCTGTGGGCGGTCGTCCTCGGGGTCGCGGTGGTCACCGGCCTGCTCGGGCTGGTGATCAACGTGGTCGCGGTGACCCCGTTGGCGAAGGCGCCGCCGATCGCAGCGCTGCTGTCGACGTTCGCGGTCTCGGTGGTGGTGGACAACGGTGCCCAGTTGGTGTTCGGCCCGGAAACACGGCGGTTCCCCGCCTTGCTGGCCACGGACAACCTCGGCCTCGGTGGGCTGCGCTTCGGCACGCTCGACGTCACGATCCTGGTGGTGGCCGTCGGGTTGATGTTGCTGCTGGGCTGGTTCCTGCGGTCCAGTCGCTACGGGCGGGCGATCCGCGCGGTGGCCCAGGACCGGGACGCGGCGGCGCAGATGGGCATCCCGTTGGCGCGCGTGCAGAACCTGGCGTTTGTTGTCGCTTCGGTGCTCGGTGGCGTCGCAGGCGTGCTCGGCGGGATGTACCTGAACAACATCTCGCCGACCGTCGGGTCGACCGTGGGCATGTCGGCCTTCGCCGCGGCGACGCTGGGCGGGTTGGGCAGTTTGCCCGGCGCGGTCGCGGGAGGGTTGCTGCTGGGTGTGGTCGAGGCGTTCGGGGTGTCGTGGTGGGGCGGCAACGCCCGCACGCTGATCACCTTCGCCGTGTTGCTGATCGTGTTGTGGGTACGGCCTTCCGGGCTGTTCGGCAAGCGGGCGCCGCTGGCGGCGGAACCCATGACGGGCACGTTCTTCGGTGCTGCGCGGACCATCCAGCTGCGGCCGTGGCAGGTCGCTGTCGCGGCGGTGGCGGCTTACGTGGTGCCCGCGGTGGCGTTGGACGACTACACCGTGCAGATCGGTGTTCAGGTGGTCGTGTACGCCATCCTGGCGCTGTCGTTGACGCTGGTCTCCGGCCAGGCCGGGCAGATCTCCTTGGGGCAGGCGGCGCCGCTGGCGATCGGCGCCTACACCTCGGCGCTGCTGACGACGTCCACCGGACTCGACTTCTGGCTGAGCCTGCCGATAGCCGGTGTTGTGGCCGCGGTGTTGAGCGTGGTTCTGGTGTCGCCGTCGTGGCGGCTGCGCGGGCACTACGTGTCCATCGCGACCCTTGCGACCGGGCTGCTCGTGGCGGCTGCCGCGGTGAACTTCGACTGGCTGACCAACGGACCGTCCGGGGTGGCGGCCATCCCGCCGCCCACGCTGTTCGGGGCTCCGGTGAGCGCGCCACTGGCGGTCTACTTCCTGGACCTGACGATCCTGTTGGTCGTCCTGCTCCTGGTTGTCCGGTTGCGACGGTCCACATTGGGCAGGATCTGGTCGGCCGTGCGCGAGGACGAGGTCGCCGCGCGGTCGAGCGGGATCGCCGTGGCGGACTACAAGTCGCTGGCGTTCGGCATCGGGGGGTTCGTCGCGGGGATCGGCGGCGCGCTGTTCGCCCAGCAGTACAGCTACATCGATCCGAGCGTGTTCGGCATCTCGGTGTCACTGCTGGCGTTGACGATCGTGGTGCTCGGCGGACTCAACTCGCCGTTGGGCGCGGTGGTGGGCGCGATCGTTCTGGTCGGGTTGCCCGAGGCGCTGCGGATGCTGCAGGAGACCCGGATGCTGGCGTACGGGGTGCTCCTTCTCGCGGTCGTGCTGTTGCGCCCGCAGGGGCTGATGGGGAAGGTGGCGCGATGA
- a CDS encoding alpha/beta hydrolase — protein MSRYTDFPGPEGPRTRGTVVVVPGRGETRASYSRLGARLAAEAYRVRVVDGPLIDPADVAGSLDRFAAELADSLPELVRPLVLLGADTGAAVVEALLERHDTTAAWWPEAAVLAGLPGHGAAATGSWDEELDVRTSCPVHRNVLSGDSGVQRGALAEALPEELTDLASGAAVEVPRLVLVGDEDPLADRAALAAAVKAWPRARLSVVRGAHHDVLNDRQHRSVAAEVVSFLELLGNELVPVISVESSTW, from the coding sequence GTGAGTCGGTACACCGACTTCCCAGGACCCGAGGGGCCGCGCACGCGCGGCACCGTCGTGGTCGTGCCCGGTCGAGGCGAGACCAGGGCGAGCTACTCGCGGCTCGGCGCGCGCCTGGCCGCCGAGGCTTACCGCGTGCGCGTGGTCGACGGCCCCCTGATCGACCCGGCCGATGTCGCCGGTTCGCTGGACCGCTTCGCCGCCGAGCTGGCCGACTCGTTGCCCGAGCTCGTCCGGCCGCTGGTGCTCCTCGGCGCCGACACGGGCGCGGCGGTGGTCGAGGCGCTGCTGGAGCGGCACGACACGACCGCTGCCTGGTGGCCGGAGGCCGCCGTGCTGGCCGGGCTCCCCGGGCACGGCGCCGCCGCCACGGGCAGCTGGGACGAGGAGTTGGACGTGCGGACGTCCTGCCCCGTGCACCGCAACGTGCTCAGCGGCGACTCGGGTGTCCAGCGCGGCGCTCTCGCAGAAGCGCTGCCCGAGGAGTTGACCGACCTCGCCTCGGGCGCTGCCGTGGAGGTCCCCCGGCTCGTGCTGGTCGGCGACGAGGACCCGCTGGCCGACCGCGCGGCGCTGGCCGCCGCGGTGAAGGCGTGGCCGAGGGCCCGGCTCTCGGTCGTGCGCGGCGCGCACCACGACGTGCTCAACGATCGCCAGCACCGCTCGGTCGCCGCGGAGGTGGTGAGCTTCCTGGAGCTGTTGGGCAACGAGCTGGTCCCGGTGATCTCGGTGGAGTCCAGCACCTGGTGA